The Labilithrix sp. nucleotide sequence ATCGTGATGGAGTTGCTCGAGGGCAAGGACCTCGGCGCGGTGCTCGGGGAGCGCGGGCGGCTCGAGCCGAGCGAGGCCGTCGCCGTCGTCACGCAGGTCGGCAAGGCGCTCGCGAAGGCGCACAAGGCGGGGATCATCCATCGCGACGTCAAGCCGGAGAACATCTTCCTCTGCGCCGGCGAGGGCGAAGCGATCCACGTGAAGCTGCTCGACTTCGGCACCGCGAAGCACGCGCGCGCGACCGGGAAGGAGACGCTCCCCGGCGAGATCATGGGCACGCCCTACTACATGAGCCCGGAGCAGAGCGTCGGCGCGCTCGTCGATCCGCGCACCGACGTGTGGTCGCTCGGCGTCGTCGCGTTCGAGATGCTGACGGGGACGAAGCCGTTCGAAGGCAGCAACGTCGGCGCGATCGCGCTCGCGATCCACGGGCCGTTGCCGCGCATCGCCGACCGCTGCTCCGACCTCCCGCCCGCGCTCGACGCGTGGTTCGCCCGCGCGTGCGCGCAGGTCCCGCAGGACCGCTTCGCGTCCGTCGGCGAGATGACGAGCGCCTTCGTCGAGGCGCTCACCGGTCAGGCGCCGGCGACGGAGCAGACGGAGTCGATCTGCCTCGTCCCGCCGCGCCGCATCAGCGTCCGCCCGCAGGACCACGACAGCGAGGAGATGAAGAAGACGATGCCGACCTCGATCGAGCCCTCCGTCCCGCC carries:
- a CDS encoding serine/threonine protein kinase, which gives rise to MSEKDLRAGDFVTQGVRLLRPLAEGGMGRVWIAEHLGLRTEVVVKLMAREMTAREDGAARFAREAEVAAAIKSQHVVQVFDHGATNGVPYIVMELLEGKDLGAVLGERGRLEPSEAVAVVTQVGKALAKAHKAGIIHRDVKPENIFLCAGEGEAIHVKLLDFGTAKHARATGKETLPGEIMGTPYYMSPEQSVGALVDPRTDVWSLGVVAFEMLTGTKPFEGSNVGAIALAIHGPLPRIADRCSDLPPALDAWFARACAQVPQDRFASVGEMTSAFVEALTGQAPATEQTESICLVPPRRISVRPQDHDSEEMKKTMPTSIEPSVPPPPKHDSIPALVASLPDREAVHRPTKIAAGIVAVAAAALMAAIVMHR